The Halomonas sp. 'Soap Lake #6' genomic sequence ACAGTGATCGCATTTTTCAGCCGCGGGCACCGTTTTACGGCGGTGCAGCTTCTACAGCAGCGAGCGCTGCGTGGGCTGTTTGTTATCGGTGCATTGATAGCACTCGGCGATGCGGTGAATTCTACGCGCTTGGTAGAACTACTCGGTTCTGAGCTTTCAAGCTTAGTGTCTATGCTTGCTAATATGTTGGCCGCGCTACTATCGGCACGCTTTATTTTTAGGTTCAAGCGCCCCATTCGTCATCTGATTTGTAACCGTCCATACAAGCAGCGTCGAGATGCAAGTGCCGCGGTGGAAATGATCCGTGCTCTTGGTGGCCTATGGCATATTCCAGCACTTTTAATGGTAGGGGGCTCGCTTTTAGCGATCTTTATTACCGTTGGTGATGTAGGCACTGCGTTGGCTCGCTCGATTATCTCTGCAAGCTTGCTGGTGCTTACTTTAGTGGCGACAGGGCTACTGCGCCGCCAGTCAGAGCGGATGGGCAAGCGCCGCCATCGGCACCGTTATAGCCAGTATCGTAAGCGTCTGGAGCGGTTTGGGTTTGTGCTGGCGCATATCTCAATCTGGATGGTGTTTGCTGAGCTTTCCATGCAAGTTTGGGGAGGCTCGTTGTTCGGCTTGGGGCAGCAGGCCGTGGCGAGTGCGCGGATTGGTCAAGCCTTGCTTAGCCTTGGGTCCACGGTACTGTTGGCGTGGCTGGTGTGGATATTTGCGGATACTGCTATCCAACGGGCGCTTAATTCCTCAGCACGCTCCCGGGGACGGCGAGTGAATCAAGCTCGGGCACAAACCATCACCCCAATGATCCGCAATGTGATTTTTGTCACGATTTTAATTATTGCGGTGATTGCTGGATTGGCCAACCTGGGGGTGAATGTGACACCGCTGTTAGCGGGTGCTGGTGTGATTGGTTTGGCGATTGGCTTTGGTGCCCAAACACTAGTGCAGGATTTAATCACCGGTATCTTTATACTGATTGAAGACTCTCTGGCGGTCGATGATTTTGTCCAGATAAATGGTCATATGGGGACAGTGGAGGGCCTCACACTGCGCACTGTCAAACTGCGTGATTTAGATGGCGTGGTACATATCATTACCTTTAGCCGTATTGAGTCGATCCATAACATGTCACGCCAGTTTGGCATCGCGTTAATGCGTATTCGCATCCCCTATGATATGAAAATCGACGATGCTATTACCTTAATGCAGGAAACCGCTCAGGAGCTGCGTAAAGACCCGATGATGCGACACTATATTTGGTCGCCGCTGGAAATGCAGGGGGTACAAGGTTTTGAAGATGGCTGCCCCATTTTGCGTATGCGTTTTCGCACGGCACCAGAAATGCAGTGGGATGTGTCGCGTGCCTTTAACCTGCTCTTGAAGCAACGTATGGAAGCTCAGGCCATCGATCTGGGTGTACCGCGCCTAAGCGTAAGCATGGAAGCGCGTTCTGAAGACTCCACGCAAGATCGTGTACAAGAGAACACCGGTACGGATTTATCTCTCGATGAACAAGGGCAGGATAGGGGACAGGCGAGTGGTAAAGACGAGCGGAAACGACCTACTCCGCCACAGCCTGCTCCGCGCCCAACAGCTGCAGAAACACGCCAGGATGACCTCGAGCGAACAGGAGAGTCATCTCGTGCCAAGCCCAAGTCCCAGGGTGAACCCAAAGGCGAGGCCTATGCCAGAGCCAGCGGCGAACAGGGCGATGAGTAACAGCGGGCCTTTGAAGCGTCTCCAGTGATTGTAAAGAGACACCGCGTAGCTGACGCGGTCTACCAGCTCGTCATGGCGGGAGATCGCGTTATCTGGTGGCAGAGAGAAGTCATTGGCTACATCCCCCTGCCAATGAGCACCGTGAGTTAGCCCCAGCCTGGCTCGTAATTGACCTATGTCGCTGACCGTTTTGTGGAGTTTGTTATAAGCGTCACGGTGCTCTGCAACGCCGAGGACGGTTTCAGCATCCTGGCGTAGAGCGCTATTAGCACAGTGAGTAACAGCACTACTAATTTCATGGCTGTTTGCACTAGGTGAAAGGGCCAAGCGTTGATATAAATCGCGCATAACGTGGTTAGTACTCGCAGGCCATAATGGCATTCATGTAGCAGTGATTTAACGCTCTTGGCGTTCTTAAGTAAGTCTGGATAAGCAGTCTGGATAAGCAGTCTGGATTAATAAGTCTGCATTAGATAATCATAGGCGTTTTTTATACGTTGAAATCGTGCTGATGCAAGGGCTACCAAGTGGTCACTCTCCGAATAGAAGCGGTCGGGGTGATGTAGTTGTGCCATGCGGCGATAGGCTTGACGTACATCGGTGCGGCTAGCACCAGGTGCTAAGCCTAACACGGCCAATGCACGGGTCGTGCGGTCGGCAGGAGGTGGGCTGCTTGAGCGTTGGCGCTGTTGGCGGCGGCGCGCTTCTTCCTGGCGAGCCTGTTCATGCTCCCGCTGGGCCTGCTCTCTTTGGGCTTGTTCTTGCCGGGCGCGCGCTTTGGCATTACGCGTTGCCTCCTGTTGGCGCTGCTGCTCCTGTTGTTTTTTCTGCTGCTTTTCTGTTTTCGCACGCTGGCGCTGTTCGGCTCGGGCGTGGGCTTCTTTGGCTTGCTGCTCGGCCGCTTGAGCTTCCTGTGCTTGGCGTGCGTGGTACTCTGGGTCGTGTTGCTGCCAATAAGCATCCCGGCTAGGGTCTTCGGGAGGGCTCAGAGGTTTGCCAGTCAGTTCTTGAAACAGCGTACTCAGCGTGCTGGGTGCGATGTTTAATAGGTCGGCCAGGAAACGCAAGATGTAATGGTTTGCCAGAGAGATTTCCCCGTCGTCCGTGGCAAGGGTAATGGCTTGATAAAGAGCGCTCAGGCTACGTTCGTTAGAACACTCTTTGCGCACAACTTCGGCAGCTAGCTGAATCGCCTGTAAGTCTTGGCTATGGGCAATGCTCATAATGGGCCCTAACTCATGGCCGTGGCGAAATTGTGCCGTTACCTGAGCCAAGCGGCGGCGGCGCTGGCCCTCTGAAACGTGCTGACGATGCACCAGCACCCAAGCCAACAATAGCAGGGTTGCCGTATCCACTTGGCTGCGGCTTTTTAGCAGCAGCAGCTCAAAGGGTGAAAAACGGGCAATGGACATTGCCTAGCTCCAAGGCGAAGAAGTGAACCACAGCTGAATTAAAGCGTGCCACCAGGGTTATTTTTAGCCATGGTATATCATCGCGTTACGCAATGAAGTAGGAGATTGGATAGGTGATCAATGTTGAGCGTAAAAACAGCTTTCAGTTGCGCCTTTCGCGGCGGCTCAAGGAAGAAACCTCGCATACGCTCGATGTCTATTTATTCGTACCAGGCGAGCTGGGCCTGAGCCCCCATGTGATTGCTGAAGAGGCATTTTATCATGGTGCTATACAGGTCTCGCGTACCTACTATAGCGACGAATACCATTTGCCTCTGGTACACAGCCGTCTTGCAAGCCGTAATCAATTAGGCAGTGACTCTTATCGCTTAAGTCTGAGTCTGTATGCCTACCAGTACGTCATTGCATTAGAAAGAACAACTCAGTCGATGTTAGCAAATGCCCGCAAGCTGCGTCATGCACGTAGCGATGATCGTGATGACAATAGCGAGGTCAGCGAGCGTGAAGCAGCGCTACGCGAGCAGCTTGCTGAAATGAGCGATTTAAGCGACGGCATCTTAAAGCGCTTAAGGCGCAATCTTCCCAGTGACGAGCGGTTATATAAGTACTTTGCCAATATTGATAACTACCTTTCATGGTTCACTGAGCAACAACTCTTATCGCTGGTGGCACATATGCCCAGGGGAGGAGATTTCAGCGATATAAAGCGGCGTTTTATTACTGTCTGCCATCGGGAAGAGGAGTACCGTCGTGAGCAAGAGTACAACGCCCAACGGGTAATGGATGACCCCACCCGAATGTCAAACAAGATGCGTTTGCTACGGCGATTGATTGAATACCCAATCACCTTAAAACAGCGTGCGACGGAGCTAGGTGGTGGCGAGCAAAAAGCTGTTAAAGCCTTAGCAACAGCGGTTGTTATGGTGTTTGTCTCTCTTGGCATACTGCATTTGCGGGATGTAGTGGGCGATATCACCGCACTGTTTGTGCTGGCTATGGCGCTACTTTATGCCATGCGGGAAGTATTCAAAGATGACCTGCGTAACACGCTATGGCGCTGGCTGCGCCGGGGGCGACCAAAGTGGCGGCGGCAATATATCGACCCGACTCGCAATGCGCTGGTAGGGCGGCAGTTAGAGTGGTTTGACTACAAACGCTACGCGGCACTGGATGACGATATTCAAAAAATGCGGCGGCGAACGGTCGCTCAGCGTGAAGAAGTGGTGATGCACTATCGCTCTAGCTCACGTATGTCACCCACGCGTTTCTTAAGCGGTTATGAGCATACGCGTGAAACGCTGCATGTGGACCTCTCCATGCTTATTCGCCTGATGAGTAAAGAAAAGCACCATATTTATCATCTT encodes the following:
- a CDS encoding mechanosensitive ion channel domain-containing protein, with product MVIGVILTVLLGIATQAQAQNVSLPSLVGSNHSSEEIDVGSESFQGSLNDVISMLENEGRRTELLNSLRELQLTAEATEEEGVARQGLLGALADTLSDLGEQAQTGDSPIDEWSRQLVQGADDLRALSEGADQGEAIRAVADGTVLAVIWGVLLVMMIAFGRLVATRREWPLDLPRDPKAWLLAVHFLRRMLPWTFAFAITLGIGQLLPSSSGRTLVLVVAYICLCGRALSVVFETVIAFFSRGHRFTAVQLLQQRALRGLFVIGALIALGDAVNSTRLVELLGSELSSLVSMLANMLAALLSARFIFRFKRPIRHLICNRPYKQRRDASAAVEMIRALGGLWHIPALLMVGGSLLAIFITVGDVGTALARSIISASLLVLTLVATGLLRRQSERMGKRRHRHRYSQYRKRLERFGFVLAHISIWMVFAELSMQVWGGSLFGLGQQAVASARIGQALLSLGSTVLLAWLVWIFADTAIQRALNSSARSRGRRVNQARAQTITPMIRNVIFVTILIIAVIAGLANLGVNVTPLLAGAGVIGLAIGFGAQTLVQDLITGIFILIEDSLAVDDFVQINGHMGTVEGLTLRTVKLRDLDGVVHIITFSRIESIHNMSRQFGIALMRIRIPYDMKIDDAITLMQETAQELRKDPMMRHYIWSPLEMQGVQGFEDGCPILRMRFRTAPEMQWDVSRAFNLLLKQRMEAQAIDLGVPRLSVSMEARSEDSTQDRVQENTGTDLSLDEQGQDRGQASGKDERKRPTPPQPAPRPTAAETRQDDLERTGESSRAKPKSQGEPKGEAYARASGEQGDE
- a CDS encoding J domain-containing protein; protein product: MSIARFSPFELLLLKSRSQVDTATLLLLAWVLVHRQHVSEGQRRRRLAQVTAQFRHGHELGPIMSIAHSQDLQAIQLAAEVVRKECSNERSLSALYQAITLATDDGEISLANHYILRFLADLLNIAPSTLSTLFQELTGKPLSPPEDPSRDAYWQQHDPEYHARQAQEAQAAEQQAKEAHARAEQRQRAKTEKQQKKQQEQQRQQEATRNAKARARQEQAQREQAQREHEQARQEEARRRQQRQRSSSPPPADRTTRALAVLGLAPGASRTDVRQAYRRMAQLHHPDRFYSESDHLVALASARFQRIKNAYDYLMQTY